From the genome of Streptomyces sp. NBC_01341, one region includes:
- the rsmA gene encoding 16S rRNA (adenine(1518)-N(6)/adenine(1519)-N(6))-dimethyltransferase RsmA — MSTTEPDALLGPADIRELAAALGVRPTKQRGQNFVIDANTVRRIVRTAEVRPDDVVVEVGPGLGSLTLALLEAADRVVAVEIDDVLAGALPATVAARLPERAGRFDLVHSDAMLVTELPGPAPTALVANLPYNVAVPVLLTMLERFPTIERTLVMVQAEVADRLAARPGNKVYGVPSVKANWYADVKRAGSIGRTVFWPAPNVDSGLVSLVRRAEPVRTTASRAEVFAVVDAAFAQRRKTLRAALAGWAGSAPGAEEALVAAGISPQARGEMLTVEEFAAIAENKPSGANPSGAKPSGTGRPDAGTSGSSE, encoded by the coding sequence GTGAGCACCACAGAGCCCGACGCCCTCCTGGGCCCCGCAGACATCCGCGAGCTGGCCGCAGCGCTGGGCGTACGCCCCACGAAGCAGCGCGGCCAGAACTTCGTCATCGACGCCAACACGGTCCGCAGGATCGTACGGACCGCCGAGGTGCGGCCCGACGACGTGGTGGTCGAGGTCGGGCCCGGCCTGGGTTCGCTGACCCTGGCCCTCCTGGAGGCGGCCGACCGGGTCGTCGCCGTGGAGATCGACGACGTGCTCGCGGGTGCCCTGCCGGCCACCGTCGCCGCGCGCCTGCCGGAGCGGGCCGGCCGCTTCGACCTGGTCCACTCCGACGCGATGCTCGTGACGGAACTGCCCGGCCCGGCGCCGACCGCACTCGTCGCGAACCTGCCCTACAACGTCGCCGTGCCGGTGCTGCTCACGATGCTGGAGCGCTTCCCCACCATCGAGCGGACGCTCGTGATGGTGCAGGCCGAGGTCGCGGACCGGCTGGCCGCCCGGCCGGGCAACAAGGTCTACGGTGTGCCGTCGGTGAAGGCCAACTGGTACGCCGACGTCAAGCGCGCCGGGTCGATCGGCCGCACGGTGTTCTGGCCCGCGCCGAACGTCGACTCCGGGCTGGTGTCCCTGGTGCGCCGCGCCGAGCCCGTCCGGACCACCGCGAGCAGGGCCGAGGTGTTCGCCGTGGTGGACGCGGCCTTCGCCCAGCGCCGCAAGACACTGCGCGCCGCCCTCGCCGGCTGGGCGGGCTCCGCCCCCGGGGCCGAGGAGGCCCTGGTCGCGGCGGGCATCTCGCCGCAGGCCCGGGGCGAGATGCTCACCGTCGAGGAGTTCGCCGCCATCGCCGAGAACAAGCCGTCGGGTGCGAACCCTTCGGGTGCGAAGCCTTCGGGCACCGGCCGGCCGGACGCCGGGACCTCCGGGAGCAGCGAGTGA
- a CDS encoding YbaK/EbsC family protein, with amino-acid sequence MSTPDATPATASTPAHPLFAEALRDLGLDVEVRRFPEATRTAAEAADAVGCELSQIVKSLIFEADGVPVLVLMDGSSRVDVELVRAELGAGKVERARAALVRETTGYAIGGVPPFGHRTKTRVLADRGLLGHPAVWAAAGNPHTVFRLDPATLVELAGGSLVDVRERTA; translated from the coding sequence ATGAGCACCCCCGACGCGACCCCGGCCACCGCTTCGACCCCCGCCCACCCCCTGTTCGCCGAAGCCCTGCGGGACCTGGGCCTCGATGTCGAGGTCCGCCGATTCCCCGAAGCCACGCGCACCGCGGCCGAGGCCGCCGACGCCGTGGGCTGTGAGCTCAGCCAGATCGTCAAGTCCCTGATCTTCGAGGCGGACGGCGTTCCCGTTCTGGTGCTGATGGACGGTTCCTCACGGGTGGACGTGGAGCTCGTACGGGCCGAGCTGGGGGCCGGAAAGGTCGAGCGGGCCCGTGCCGCCCTCGTCCGGGAGACCACCGGGTACGCGATCGGCGGCGTACCGCCCTTCGGCCACCGCACGAAGACCCGCGTACTGGCCGACCGGGGGCTGCTCGGCCATCCGGCGGTGTGGGCCGCCGCGGGCAACCCGCACACCGTCTTCCGGCTCGATCCCGCCACCCTGGTCGAACTGGCGGGCGGCTCCCTGGTGGACGTGCGCGAGCGGACCGCATGA
- a CDS encoding 4-(cytidine 5'-diphospho)-2-C-methyl-D-erythritol kinase, whose amino-acid sequence MSVTVRVAAKVNAQLAVGAPRPDGFHDLANVFLAVGLYDEVTVTPADALRITCSGPDAAQVPLDATNLAARAAIALAARRGIAPDVHIHIAKDIPVAGGMAGGSADGAAALLACDALWSTGASREELLEICAELGSDVPFSLIGGAALGVGRGERLTPVEVGGTFHWVFAVADGGLSTPAVYGEFDRLTAGTGVPEPAASAALLDALRSGDATALADALGNDLQAAALSLRPSLADTLAAGTEAGALAALVSGSGPTTAFLVADEESAHKVADALLASGTCRSARVALSPAPGATVVGIAA is encoded by the coding sequence GTGAGCGTCACCGTCCGCGTGGCCGCCAAGGTCAACGCCCAGCTCGCCGTCGGCGCCCCCAGGCCCGACGGCTTCCACGACCTGGCGAACGTCTTCCTCGCCGTCGGCCTGTACGACGAGGTCACCGTCACCCCGGCCGACGCGCTGCGGATCACCTGTTCCGGGCCGGACGCCGCGCAGGTACCGCTCGACGCCACGAACCTCGCGGCACGCGCCGCGATCGCCCTGGCGGCCCGGCGTGGCATCGCCCCCGACGTGCACATCCACATCGCCAAGGACATCCCCGTCGCGGGCGGCATGGCCGGCGGCAGCGCCGACGGCGCCGCCGCGCTGCTCGCCTGCGACGCCCTGTGGTCCACCGGCGCGTCCCGGGAGGAGCTCCTGGAGATCTGCGCCGAACTGGGCAGCGACGTGCCGTTCAGCCTGATCGGCGGTGCGGCACTCGGGGTCGGCCGGGGCGAACGGCTGACCCCCGTCGAGGTCGGCGGCACCTTCCACTGGGTCTTCGCCGTCGCCGACGGGGGGCTCTCCACCCCGGCCGTGTACGGCGAGTTCGACCGCCTCACCGCGGGCACCGGCGTGCCCGAACCGGCCGCGTCGGCCGCGCTGCTCGACGCCCTGCGCTCGGGTGACGCCACCGCGCTGGCGGACGCCCTCGGCAACGACCTCCAGGCCGCGGCGCTCTCCCTGCGCCCCTCGCTGGCGGACACCCTTGCCGCCGGTACCGAGGCGGGCGCCCTGGCCGCCCTGGTCTCGGGCTCCGGCCCGACCACGGCGTTCCTCGTCGCGGACGAGGAGTCGGCGCACAAGGTGGCCGACGCACTGCTGGCGTCGGGCACGTGCCGCAGTGCCCGGGTGGCGCTGTCGCCCGCTCCGGGAGCCACGGTCGTCGGGATCGCCGCCTGA
- a CDS encoding SDR family NAD(P)-dependent oxidoreductase: MTPPRFHGYAALLTGAGQGIGAASARRLASEGAAVLVTDLDAGRAERTADGIREAGGTAESLACDVGDRAAVEAAVAHTVAVFGRLDVLVNNAYANHDDAALFEDEDDASWEHTLDITLSGPYRCSRAALPHLVASGRGAIVTIGSVNGEQDFGGHAYSAAKAGLASLTRTLAGHAGPRGVRVNLVAPGTIRTDAWAGRDAELKRAAALYPLGRIGEPDDIASAVAFLASGDAAWITGTTLRVDGGLLGVNTGFRKAMTGEE, translated from the coding sequence ATGACACCTCCACGCTTCCATGGGTACGCGGCTCTCCTCACCGGCGCGGGACAGGGCATCGGAGCCGCCTCCGCGCGCCGGCTGGCCTCGGAGGGCGCGGCCGTCCTCGTCACCGACCTGGACGCCGGCCGCGCCGAACGCACGGCGGACGGGATACGCGAGGCGGGCGGCACCGCCGAATCCCTGGCCTGCGACGTCGGCGACCGCGCGGCGGTCGAGGCGGCCGTCGCGCACACGGTCGCCGTCTTCGGCCGGCTCGACGTCCTGGTCAACAACGCCTACGCCAACCACGACGACGCCGCGCTCTTCGAGGACGAGGACGACGCGTCGTGGGAGCACACCCTGGACATCACCCTCAGCGGCCCCTACCGCTGCTCCCGTGCCGCGCTGCCGCACCTGGTCGCGTCGGGCCGCGGGGCGATCGTCACCATCGGCTCCGTCAACGGCGAGCAGGACTTCGGCGGCCACGCCTACAGCGCCGCCAAGGCGGGTCTGGCGAGCCTGACCCGTACGCTCGCGGGCCACGCGGGACCGCGGGGCGTCCGCGTCAACCTCGTCGCGCCGGGCACGATCCGCACCGACGCCTGGGCGGGCCGGGACGCCGAGCTGAAGAGGGCCGCCGCGCTCTACCCGCTCGGACGGATCGGCGAACCGGACGACATCGCGTCCGCCGTCGCCTTCCTCGCCTCCGGGGACGCGGCGTGGATCACCGGCACGACGCTGCGGGTCGACGGCGGCCTCCTCGGCGTCAACACGGGCTTCCGCAAGGCCATGACGGGCGAGGAGTAA
- the rsmI gene encoding 16S rRNA (cytidine(1402)-2'-O)-methyltransferase produces the protein MADVTGSTGTLVLAGTPIGDVADAPPRLAAELETADVVAAEDTRRLRRLTQALGIHTTGRVVSYFEGNESARTPELVEALAGGARVLLVTDAGMPSVSDPGYRLVAAAVERDIKVTAVPGPSAVLTALALSALPVDRFCFEGFLPRKAGERLGKLREVADERRTMVFFEAPHRLDDTLAAMAEVFGAERRAAVCRELTKTYEEVKRGSLGDLAVWAADGVRGEITVVVEGATDSGNEGLDAAELVRRVQVREEAGERRKEAIAAVAAEAGLPKREVFDAVVAAKNAARTGQAEGKGLA, from the coding sequence ATGGCCGATGTGACTGGATCGACTGGAACGCTCGTACTCGCAGGGACCCCCATCGGCGACGTGGCGGACGCCCCGCCACGGCTCGCCGCCGAGCTGGAGACGGCCGACGTCGTGGCCGCCGAGGACACCCGGCGGCTGCGCCGGCTCACCCAGGCGCTGGGCATCCACACGACGGGGCGTGTCGTCTCCTACTTCGAGGGCAACGAGTCGGCGCGTACGCCGGAACTCGTCGAGGCGCTGGCCGGCGGCGCGCGCGTCCTGCTGGTCACCGACGCGGGCATGCCGTCCGTCTCCGACCCCGGTTACCGGCTCGTGGCCGCCGCCGTGGAGCGGGACATCAAGGTCACCGCCGTCCCGGGCCCGTCGGCGGTGCTGACCGCCCTCGCGCTGTCGGCCCTGCCCGTGGACCGCTTCTGCTTCGAGGGCTTCCTGCCGCGCAAGGCGGGGGAGCGGCTCGGGAAGCTGCGCGAGGTCGCGGACGAGCGCCGCACGATGGTCTTCTTCGAGGCTCCGCACCGGCTGGACGACACCCTGGCCGCGATGGCCGAGGTGTTCGGCGCGGAGCGCAGGGCGGCCGTGTGCCGCGAGCTGACCAAGACGTACGAGGAAGTGAAGCGCGGCTCCCTGGGCGATCTGGCGGTCTGGGCGGCCGACGGTGTGCGCGGTGAGATCACCGTCGTCGTCGAGGGCGCGACGGACTCGGGGAACGAGGGACTGGACGCCGCCGAGCTGGTGCGCAGGGTGCAGGTGCGCGAGGAGGCGGGGGAGCGGCGCAAGGAGGCCATCGCGGCGGTCGCCGCCGAGGCAGGGCTGCCCAAGCGCGAGGTGTTCGATGCGGTGGTCGCGGCAAAGAACGCGGCTCGGACCGGCCAGGCGGAGGGCAAGGGACTAGCCTGA
- a CDS encoding penicillin-binding transpeptidase domain-containing protein, with protein MRSGAKVAVIGGVFVLVSGGLGYGAYSVVLGGGGTGTASASSEVKTGPPGREEIETTAKDFLAAWASGDGAAASLLTNNEAASEPLLTGFAEDAHVTKAVITPGPAVGAKVPYTVKATVSYDGKTKPWSYASELTVVRGLTTGKALVDWKPTVIHPQLTEGATLRTGESATAAIEAVDHNGKVLDKETYPSLGPILDSLREKYGDSTGGSPGIETWIEPEGGSAANTTLLTLAKGKPGKLQTTLDADAQAAAEKAVKKFNQASVVAVRPSTGSIRAVANNPATGFNAAMQGTQAPGSTLKIVTAAMLLEKGLVSANRPTECPKEVMYQGRTFHNLDYFELPASTSFTTSFARSCNTAFIKLIDDTKDDSALPKEARDVFGIGLDWKTGIASFDGRVPDETGGEAAYQYIGQGTVQMNALNIASITATARTGTFHQPVIVPQSLDDRQIATAPRSLSQNATRQLNDMMRATASWGTGKTAMASVGGDKGAKTGSAEVDGQGTSNSWFTGFSNDLAAAAVVQSGGHGGDAAGPVVASVLRAGS; from the coding sequence ATGCGCAGTGGAGCGAAAGTCGCCGTGATCGGCGGGGTGTTCGTGCTCGTGAGCGGAGGGCTCGGCTACGGCGCGTACAGCGTGGTACTGGGCGGCGGAGGCACTGGGACCGCGTCCGCGTCGTCCGAGGTGAAGACCGGGCCCCCGGGCAGGGAGGAGATAGAGACGACCGCGAAGGACTTCCTCGCGGCGTGGGCGTCCGGCGACGGGGCCGCCGCCTCGCTGCTCACGAACAACGAGGCCGCCTCCGAGCCGCTGCTGACCGGCTTCGCCGAGGACGCCCACGTCACGAAGGCGGTCATCACTCCCGGCCCGGCCGTCGGCGCGAAGGTGCCGTACACCGTGAAGGCGACGGTGTCCTACGACGGGAAGACCAAGCCCTGGTCGTACGCCTCCGAGCTGACCGTGGTGCGGGGCCTGACCACCGGCAAGGCACTCGTCGACTGGAAGCCCACGGTGATCCACCCGCAGCTCACCGAGGGCGCGACCCTGAGGACGGGCGAGTCGGCGACCGCGGCGATCGAGGCGGTGGACCACAACGGCAAGGTGCTGGACAAGGAGACCTACCCGTCGCTCGGGCCGATCCTGGACAGCCTGCGCGAGAAGTACGGCGACAGCACCGGCGGTTCCCCGGGCATCGAGACCTGGATCGAGCCCGAGGGCGGGTCAGCGGCGAACACCACGCTCCTGACGCTCGCCAAGGGGAAGCCGGGCAAGCTGCAGACCACGCTCGACGCCGACGCCCAGGCCGCGGCCGAGAAGGCGGTCAAGAAGTTCAATCAGGCCTCCGTGGTGGCCGTGAGGCCCTCCACGGGCTCGATCCGCGCGGTTGCCAACAACCCGGCCACCGGCTTCAACGCCGCGATGCAGGGCACCCAGGCACCCGGTTCGACGCTGAAGATAGTGACCGCCGCGATGCTCCTGGAGAAGGGGCTCGTCTCGGCGAACCGGCCGACGGAGTGCCCCAAGGAGGTGATGTACCAGGGGCGTACGTTCCACAACCTGGACTACTTCGAGCTTCCCGCCTCCACCAGTTTCACCACCAGCTTCGCCCGTTCCTGCAACACGGCCTTCATCAAGCTGATCGACGACACCAAGGACGACTCCGCCCTCCCCAAGGAGGCGCGGGACGTCTTCGGGATCGGGCTGGACTGGAAGACCGGCATCGCCTCCTTCGACGGCAGGGTGCCCGACGAGACCGGTGGTGAGGCGGCGTATCAGTACATCGGCCAGGGCACCGTCCAGATGAACGCGCTCAACATCGCGTCCATCACCGCCACCGCCCGCACCGGCACCTTCCACCAGCCGGTGATCGTCCCGCAGTCCCTGGACGACCGTCAGATCGCCACCGCGCCCCGCTCGCTGTCGCAGAACGCCACACGGCAGCTGAACGACATGATGCGGGCCACCGCCTCCTGGGGCACCGGCAAGACCGCCATGGCCTCGGTGGGCGGCGACAAGGGCGCCAAGACGGGCTCCGCGGAGGTCGACGGCCAGGGGACGTCCAACAGCTGGTTCACCGGCTTCAGCAACGACCTCGCCGCCGCCGCGGTCGTCCAGTCCGGCGGCCACGGCGGAGACGCCGCCGGCCCGGTCGTGGCCTCGGTGCTGCGCGCGGGGTCGTAG
- a CDS encoding DMT family transporter, which produces MTPLVAAAVLAAAITHASWNAIAHAIRDQLLSFTLISGGGALIGAVLVCFAPLPAAGAWPYLLVSACLHVAYMLLLMRSFTLGDFGQMYPIARGTAPLVVTVLAAVFVGERPDGWATAGVAVASAGLVGLALWGIRGSGSRPHRPAVLAALATGLAIAGYTTVDGVGVRASGTPIGYIGWLMIAEGVAIPVYAALRRRGELLPSLRPFVARGLLGAALSVAAYGLVLWAQTKAPLAPIAALRESSIIVGAAIGALFFKEKFGGPRIAAAGLMVVGIGLMLHTS; this is translated from the coding sequence ATGACCCCGCTGGTGGCGGCGGCGGTGCTGGCCGCCGCGATCACGCACGCGAGCTGGAACGCCATCGCCCATGCCATACGCGACCAGTTGCTCTCCTTCACCCTCATCTCCGGCGGCGGCGCGCTGATCGGGGCCGTGCTGGTCTGCTTCGCCCCGCTGCCCGCAGCCGGCGCCTGGCCGTACCTGCTGGTCTCCGCGTGCCTGCACGTGGCCTACATGCTGCTGCTGATGCGCTCGTTCACCCTGGGCGACTTCGGCCAGATGTACCCGATCGCCCGGGGCACGGCCCCGCTGGTCGTGACGGTGCTCGCGGCCGTGTTCGTCGGCGAGCGTCCCGACGGCTGGGCGACGGCGGGCGTGGCAGTGGCCTCCGCGGGGCTCGTCGGGCTGGCACTGTGGGGGATCCGCGGCTCCGGCAGCCGCCCCCACCGGCCCGCGGTCCTGGCGGCCCTGGCGACCGGTCTGGCCATCGCGGGGTACACGACGGTCGACGGGGTCGGAGTACGCGCCTCGGGGACACCGATCGGCTACATCGGCTGGCTCATGATCGCCGAGGGCGTGGCCATCCCGGTGTACGCCGCTCTGCGCCGGCGGGGCGAACTCCTGCCGAGCCTGCGGCCGTTCGTAGCGCGCGGACTGCTGGGCGCGGCGCTCTCGGTCGCCGCGTACGGGCTCGTCCTGTGGGCGCAGACGAAGGCACCGCTCGCCCCGATCGCCGCGCTCCGCGAATCCTCGATCATCGTGGGTGCCGCGATAGGGGCACTGTTCTTCAAGGAGAAGTTCGGCGGCCCCCGGATCGCGGCGGCCGGACTGATGGTGGTCGGCATCGGGCTGATGCTCCACACGAGTTGA
- a CDS encoding ubiquitin-like domain-containing protein encodes MGHSQGSHRAPRGSRRTVQAPPRVPAPAPPRSLPSRAFHEERTIVAALWPARSPVHDPTMLDTPLVPRPAAAREEPAPRRGGGHRAAGRGAPESLRRLVPRALVVVVLAGGTAAFLAQDKAVRVSVDGTSRTLHTFADDVGELLDSEGVVVGTRDVVAPAPGTGLDDGDEVVVRREARGPGPGGGPRAPRRP; translated from the coding sequence GTGGGCCATTCGCAGGGCAGTCACCGCGCACCGCGCGGCAGTCGGCGTACGGTGCAGGCCCCGCCCCGGGTCCCCGCCCCCGCGCCGCCCCGCTCGCTCCCGTCGCGTGCCTTCCACGAGGAGCGGACGATCGTCGCCGCCCTGTGGCCGGCCCGCTCGCCGGTGCACGATCCGACGATGCTGGACACGCCGCTGGTGCCCCGCCCGGCAGCCGCGCGGGAAGAACCCGCCCCACGCCGGGGCGGCGGGCACCGGGCCGCCGGGCGAGGCGCCCCGGAGAGCCTGCGGCGGCTCGTCCCGCGGGCCCTCGTCGTCGTGGTCCTGGCCGGCGGCACCGCCGCGTTCCTCGCCCAGGACAAGGCCGTCCGGGTCAGTGTCGACGGGACGTCGCGCACCCTGCACACCTTCGCCGACGACGTCGGGGAACTCCTCGACTCCGAGGGCGTCGTCGTCGGCACCCGTGACGTCGTCGCCCCGGCGCCGGGCACCGGACTGGACGACGGCGACGAGGTCGTCGTCCGGCGGGAGGCGCGCGGGCCCGGGCCGGGTGGCGGTCCCCGGGCCCCACGGCGGCCGTAG
- a CDS encoding dolichyl-phosphate-mannose--protein mannosyltransferase, with amino-acid sequence MTSTAPEAQQGNDAGDHTGDQPPSWQQRLRRFGHSPRPETGLRERLVPPYTRPGGQFWSVLAVPPALADRLVRWSAWGGPLLVALVAGVLRFWNLGSPKAVIFDETYYAKDAWALVNQGYEGAWPKDIDKKILADPSSVGVPVDPGYVVHPPVGKWIIGIGEQIFGFTPFGWRFMVALLGTLSVLMLCRIGRRLFRSTFLGCLAGTLLAVDGLHFVMSRTALLDLVLMFFVLAAFGCLLVDRDWSRSRLAAALPVDDDGLLRPDAHVAETLRLGWRPWRLAAGLMLGLAFATKWNGLYILAAFAVMAVLWDVGARRTAGAVQPYRAVLLRDLLPAFVSTVPVAIGTYVLSWTGWIVTDKGYYRNWAATQGRGGSWTWLPDWLRSLWHYEYQVYEFHIGLTSGHTYQSNPWSWLVLGRPVSYFYEEQTGCTASATGKCAREVLALGTPLLWWTACVALLYVLWRWFFRRDWRAGAIACGVAAGWLPWLHYQERTIFLFYAVVFVPFLCLAVTMMIGALLGPAAGTGTRHRMGLTKADPTGEHRRTLGAIAAGVLVLLIIWNFVYFWPIYTGTSIPDTSWRDRMWLDTWV; translated from the coding sequence GTGACGAGTACTGCGCCCGAAGCCCAGCAGGGCAACGACGCCGGGGATCACACCGGCGACCAGCCGCCTTCCTGGCAGCAGCGGCTGCGCCGCTTCGGCCATTCCCCACGGCCGGAGACAGGTCTGCGCGAGCGCCTGGTCCCGCCGTACACCCGCCCGGGCGGCCAGTTCTGGAGCGTCCTCGCGGTGCCCCCGGCCCTGGCCGACCGCCTGGTGCGCTGGTCCGCCTGGGGCGGTCCGCTGCTGGTGGCGCTGGTCGCCGGCGTGCTGCGGTTCTGGAACCTGGGCAGCCCCAAGGCGGTGATATTCGACGAGACGTACTACGCCAAGGACGCCTGGGCTCTCGTCAACCAGGGATACGAGGGCGCCTGGCCCAAGGACATCGACAAGAAGATCCTCGCGGACCCGTCCTCGGTCGGCGTCCCGGTGGACCCGGGCTACGTCGTCCATCCCCCGGTCGGCAAGTGGATCATCGGGATCGGCGAGCAGATCTTCGGGTTCACCCCGTTCGGCTGGCGCTTCATGGTGGCGCTGCTCGGCACCCTCTCGGTCCTGATGCTGTGCCGCATCGGCCGGCGCCTGTTCCGGTCGACGTTCCTCGGCTGTCTCGCGGGCACGCTGCTGGCCGTGGACGGGCTGCACTTCGTGATGAGCCGGACCGCGCTGCTCGACCTGGTGCTGATGTTCTTCGTGCTGGCCGCCTTCGGCTGCCTCCTCGTCGACCGGGACTGGTCCCGCAGCAGGCTGGCCGCCGCGCTCCCGGTGGACGACGACGGACTCCTGCGTCCGGACGCCCACGTTGCCGAAACGCTCCGCCTCGGCTGGCGGCCGTGGCGGCTCGCGGCCGGGCTGATGCTCGGCCTGGCCTTCGCCACGAAGTGGAACGGGCTGTACATCCTGGCCGCCTTCGCGGTGATGGCGGTGCTCTGGGACGTCGGCGCCCGGCGGACCGCGGGCGCCGTACAGCCGTACCGGGCCGTGCTCCTCAGGGACCTGCTCCCGGCGTTCGTCTCCACGGTGCCGGTCGCGATCGGCACGTACGTCCTGTCGTGGACCGGCTGGATCGTCACGGACAAGGGGTACTACCGCAACTGGGCTGCCACCCAGGGCAGGGGCGGCAGCTGGACCTGGCTGCCGGACTGGCTGCGCAGCCTGTGGCACTACGAGTACCAGGTCTACGAGTTCCACATCGGCCTGACGTCAGGCCACACCTACCAGTCCAACCCGTGGAGCTGGCTCGTGCTGGGCCGCCCCGTCTCGTACTTCTACGAGGAGCAGACGGGCTGCACCGCCTCCGCGACCGGCAAGTGCGCCCGCGAGGTCCTGGCACTGGGCACCCCGCTCCTGTGGTGGACGGCGTGCGTGGCGCTGCTGTACGTCCTGTGGCGCTGGTTCTTCCGCCGCGACTGGCGGGCGGGCGCCATCGCGTGCGGTGTGGCGGCGGGCTGGCTGCCCTGGCTCCACTACCAGGAGCGGACGATCTTCCTCTTCTACGCGGTGGTGTTCGTCCCGTTCCTGTGCCTCGCGGTCACGATGATGATCGGCGCCCTGCTGGGCCCGGCAGCCGGCACCGGCACCAGGCACCGCATGGGCCTCACCAAGGCGGACCCCACGGGAGAACACAGACGCACACTGGGCGCGATCGCGGCGGGCGTGCTGGTGCTGCTGATCATCTGGAACTTCGTCTACTTCTGGCCGATCTACACGGGCACGTCGATCCCGGACACGTCCTGGCGCGACCGCATGTGGCTGGACACCTGGGTGTAG
- a CDS encoding TatD family hydrolase, translating to MSRTEAPPLPEPLRVPVADSHTHLDMQDGTVEEGLARAAAVNVTAVVQVGCDVKGSQWAAETAAVHPSVHASVALHPNEAPRIVHGDPEGSSRQGAREPGGKAALDEALAEIDALAALGHVRAVGETGLDYFRTGPEGMAAQEESFRAHIEIAKRHGKALVIHDREAHADVLRILADAGAPERTVFHCYSGDAEMARICAAAGYFMSFAGNVTFKNAQPLRDALAVAPAELVLVETDAPFLTPAPYRGRPNAPYLIPVTLRAMAEVRGTDEDTLAAAVYDNTARAFDF from the coding sequence ATGAGCCGTACCGAAGCCCCGCCGCTCCCCGAACCCCTCAGGGTTCCGGTCGCCGATTCGCACACCCATCTGGACATGCAGGACGGAACCGTCGAGGAGGGCCTGGCCCGCGCCGCGGCGGTCAACGTCACCGCGGTCGTCCAGGTGGGCTGTGACGTGAAGGGCTCGCAATGGGCCGCCGAGACCGCCGCCGTCCACCCGTCCGTCCACGCCTCGGTCGCCCTGCACCCCAACGAGGCGCCCCGCATCGTGCACGGGGACCCCGAGGGATCGTCCCGCCAGGGCGCGCGGGAGCCCGGCGGGAAGGCGGCACTCGACGAGGCGCTCGCCGAGATCGACGCGCTGGCCGCACTCGGACACGTCCGCGCCGTCGGCGAGACCGGCCTGGACTACTTCCGTACGGGCCCCGAGGGCATGGCCGCCCAGGAGGAGTCCTTCCGGGCGCACATCGAGATCGCGAAGCGGCACGGCAAGGCCCTGGTCATCCACGACCGGGAGGCCCACGCGGACGTGCTGCGCATCCTCGCGGACGCGGGTGCACCGGAGCGGACCGTCTTCCACTGCTACTCCGGGGACGCCGAGATGGCCCGGATCTGCGCGGCGGCCGGCTACTTCATGTCGTTCGCCGGCAACGTGACCTTCAAGAACGCGCAGCCGTTGCGGGACGCGCTGGCCGTCGCCCCGGCCGAGCTGGTGCTCGTCGAGACCGACGCGCCGTTCCTCACCCCCGCCCCGTACCGCGGCCGGCCCAACGCGCCGTACCTCATTCCGGTCACGCTGCGCGCGATGGCCGAGGTGCGGGGCACCGACGAGGACACCCTGGCCGCCGCCGTCTACGACAACACCGCGCGGGCGTTCGACTTCTGA
- a CDS encoding GNAT family N-acetyltransferase, which yields MIDHGFTDRTGRGVTLREVTDDNWRAVADVAPLDTQRAFAPALAARYLLLTSREDTWHSFAVYAGELPLGHVMWARDEDGSYWIGGVLIDGPEQGAGAGRAAARTLAAWLAGRDGCEVIRLSYAPANTGAAALWTSLGFLPTGAVEDEEVVVELAASAAVSV from the coding sequence ATGATCGACCACGGCTTCACCGACCGGACCGGACGGGGCGTCACCCTGCGCGAGGTGACCGACGACAACTGGCGCGCGGTCGCCGACGTCGCGCCGCTCGACACCCAGCGCGCCTTCGCCCCCGCCCTCGCCGCCCGCTACCTGCTCCTCACGTCACGCGAGGACACCTGGCACTCCTTCGCGGTGTACGCCGGTGAACTCCCGCTCGGCCACGTCATGTGGGCGCGGGACGAGGACGGTTCGTACTGGATCGGAGGCGTGCTGATCGACGGCCCCGAGCAGGGCGCGGGGGCCGGGCGCGCAGCAGCCCGCACGCTCGCCGCGTGGCTGGCGGGCCGGGACGGCTGCGAGGTGATCCGGCTGTCGTACGCCCCGGCCAACACGGGTGCGGCGGCGCTCTGGACCTCGCTCGGCTTCCTGCCGACGGGTGCCGTGGAGGACGAGGAGGTGGTCGTGGAACTGGCCGCCTCCGCCGCCGTGTCCGTGTGA